A section of the Campylobacter lanienae NCTC 13004 genome encodes:
- the pstA gene encoding phosphate ABC transporter permease PstA, translating to MSRDYLSIFLSFLLKFSIFSVLFVFFGITLFIFIKGIIYISPSLFEWEYNSTNVSLMPALINTINMVIFSLAIAMPLGIFGAIYLNEYSKKDSKILNLIRVTSDTLVGIPSIVYGLFGYLAFVIYFGFKTSFIAGVLTLSIMILPLILRSSEEALKSVPIGYKEASLALGASKLRTIFAIILPSATAGILAGVILSIGRIVGESAALLYTSGSVAQIAGAMDSGRTLSVHMYAISSEGLHINEAYSTAMVLIVIVFFMNFISNFVAKKILKDS from the coding sequence GTGAGTAGGGACTATCTATCAATATTCTTGTCATTTTTGCTGAAATTTTCTATTTTTAGCGTATTATTTGTATTTTTTGGGATTACGCTTTTTATCTTTATTAAAGGTATTATCTATATCTCGCCAAGCCTCTTTGAGTGGGAGTATAATAGCACTAATGTATCATTGATGCCAGCCCTTATAAATACCATAAATATGGTTATTTTCTCTTTGGCTATTGCTATGCCACTTGGGATTTTTGGGGCGATTTATCTAAATGAATATAGCAAAAAAGATAGCAAAATTTTAAATCTCATTAGGGTTACTTCTGATACTTTGGTGGGAATTCCAAGTATTGTGTATGGGTTATTTGGTTATCTTGCTTTTGTTATATATTTTGGATTTAAGACTAGCTTTATAGCTGGGGTTTTAACGCTTAGCATTATGATTTTACCGCTTATTTTAAGAAGTAGCGAAGAGGCTCTAAAATCTGTCCCAATAGGTTATAAAGAGGCATCTTTGGCTCTTGGGGCTAGCAAACTTCGCACTATATTTGCTATCATCTTGCCTAGTGCTACAGCTGGGATATTAGCCGGTGTTATCCTAAGTATTGGCAGGATAGTTGGTGAGAGTGCGGCGCTACTTTATACCTCTGGAAGTGTAGCACAAATCGCTGGAGCGATGGACTCAGGGAGAACTTTAAGTGTGCATATGTATGCGATCTCTAGCGAGGGACTACATATAAATGAAGCTTATAGCACGGCGATGGTGCTTATTGTTATTGTATTTTTTATGAATTTTATCTCAAATTTTGTAGCTAAAAAGATTTTAAAGGATAGTTGA
- the pstB gene encoding phosphate ABC transporter ATP-binding protein PstB, which produces MKKCFDINKLNLHYGTFHALKNINMEIAKGEVTAFIGPSGCGKSTFIKTLNRMNDLVEGCKIEGGILFHDRDIYSKDYDINLLRKRVGMVFQKPNPFAMSIYDNITFGPKTHGIKDKDTLDGIVEKSLKDAALWDDLKDRLYSSALGLSGGQQQRLCIARTLAVDPEVILMDEPTSALDPISTAKIEELVLKLKKDYTIIIVTHNMQQAHRISDKTAFFLMGEVIEYDDTKKIFNKPKNKKTQDYVMGKFG; this is translated from the coding sequence ATGAAAAAGTGCTTTGATATTAATAAACTAAATTTACATTATGGGACATTTCACGCATTAAAAAATATCAATATGGAGATTGCTAAAGGCGAAGTTACAGCCTTTATAGGCCCTAGTGGGTGTGGTAAATCTACATTTATCAAAACCCTTAATCGTATGAATGATTTAGTAGAGGGTTGTAAGATTGAAGGGGGGATATTGTTTCATGATAGGGATATTTATAGCAAAGATTATGATATAAATTTGCTTAGAAAGCGTGTAGGGATGGTATTTCAAAAGCCAAATCCATTTGCTATGAGTATATATGATAATATCACTTTTGGCCCTAAGACTCATGGCATAAAAGATAAAGATACCCTAGATGGCATAGTAGAAAAGAGCTTAAAAGACGCTGCTTTGTGGGATGATTTAAAAGATAGATTATATAGCTCGGCTTTAGGGCTTAGTGGCGGCCAGCAACAAAGATTATGTATCGCTAGAACCTTAGCTGTAGATCCAGAAGTTATCTTGATGGATGAGCCAACTAGCGCACTTGATCCTATATCCACGGCCAAAATAGAGGAGTTAGTCTTAAAGCTCAAAAAAGATTATACAATCATAATAGTAACTCATAATATGCAACAAGCTCACAGAATTTCGGATAAAACGGCGTTTTTTTTGATGGGCGAAGTGATCGAATATGATGATACAAAAAAGATATTTAACAAACCAAAAAACAAAAAAACTCAAGATTATGTTATGGGGAAATTTGGGTAA
- a CDS encoding response regulator transcription factor: protein MIYVLEDEGAILDLICYALKSQNIPVKGFSLAKDFYKALKDQIPQILVLDVMLPDGDGFEILKDLKNSAKYKDICVLMLTALDSEINKVKGLDLGADDYIAKPFGVMELLARIRVISRRKAKEEPNSDISFNGLEFSYKNHIVKVNGKPLELTLKEFELLGFLLQNPNQVFSRDMLLEMIWGYSYDKESRTIDMHIKTLRKKLGNMSDMIRTIHGVGYKLVRE, encoded by the coding sequence GTGATCTATGTCTTAGAAGATGAAGGGGCGATTTTAGATCTTATTTGCTATGCTTTAAAATCCCAAAATATCCCAGTAAAAGGCTTTAGTCTAGCTAAGGATTTTTATAAAGCCTTAAAAGATCAAATCCCTCAAATTCTAGTGCTTGATGTTATGCTTCCAGATGGCGATGGATTTGAGATTTTAAAAGATCTTAAAAATAGTGCTAAATATAAAGATATTTGTGTTTTGATGCTTACAGCTCTTGATAGTGAGATAAATAAGGTCAAAGGCCTTGATCTAGGTGCTGATGACTATATCGCAAAACCTTTTGGAGTGATGGAGCTTTTGGCTCGTATTAGGGTGATTTCTAGACGCAAAGCCAAAGAAGAGCCAAATAGCGATATAAGCTTTAATGGATTGGAGTTTTCATATAAAAATCATATTGTTAAAGTTAATGGCAAGCCTTTGGAATTAACCTTAAAAGAATTTGAATTACTTGGGTTTTTATTACAAAATCCAAATCAAGTTTTTAGCCGTGATATGCTTTTAGAGATGATATGGGGCTATAGCTATGATAAAGAGAGTAGAACGATAGATATGCATATTAAAACACTAAGAAAAAAGCTTGGTAATATGTCAGATATGATTAGGACAATTCACGGAGTTGGTTATAAGTTAGTAAGAGAGTAG
- a CDS encoding sensor histidine kinase: MQKRVFYFIIFSTLALALFINIFLIFSIESVLKNELFDRLKNYAYSIKSEVLSSIQNGSIQSLKDLDETYRISIIDQNGVVIYDNFANNLNLDNHSNRAEFKEAIEYGESTNIRYSNTLLKRNLYYGLKISNEKGEFVLRISKEQDYLYAIFMSFIPYIVAEIIAVLIFSFLLAKYLTHIILRPIYNIDLKNLDENLPYPELRVLIETLKKQNKIIKSQFKHLKQKRQELQSLTKGMKDGLIIINRSGEILSINPSAQKYFANLAKHTNISQIQNDLFLKLLLQNLRDFKDGKISCEIREQIVFMQETLVECEIVFSPIFSQKGKFKGLIIVICDITELKRNQNLSKEFSANVTHELKTPLTSIMGNAEMIRNNLVKSDDIPHFIDTIYNESKRLLHLIEDILKLSFLDESHTKNIPFSKVELKNLLLKVYSNLKSVAKKYDIEFKFELEEAYIHGSKELLEHAIFNLCDNAIKYNHPGGYVKIKIRNLQDCVELSIKDSGIGIEPSSQERIFERFYCVDKSYSKKVGGTGLGLSIVKSVLNMHHAKVKLKSQKDIGSEFIIIFQKS; the protein is encoded by the coding sequence ATGCAAAAAAGGGTATTTTATTTCATTATTTTTTCTACATTAGCACTAGCTTTATTTATCAATATATTTTTGATATTTTCTATAGAATCTGTGCTTAAAAATGAGCTTTTTGATAGATTGAAAAATTATGCTTATAGCATTAAAAGTGAGGTTTTATCATCTATCCAAAATGGCTCTATACAAAGCTTAAAAGACCTAGATGAGACTTATAGAATTAGCATAATTGACCAAAATGGAGTTGTGATATATGATAATTTTGCCAATAATCTAAATTTGGATAATCACAGCAATAGAGCCGAGTTTAAAGAGGCGATAGAATATGGAGAATCCACAAATATACGCTATTCTAATACACTTTTAAAGCGAAATTTATATTATGGGCTTAAAATCTCTAATGAAAAAGGGGAATTTGTTTTAAGAATTTCAAAAGAACAAGATTATCTATATGCGATATTTATGAGCTTTATACCTTATATTGTTGCTGAGATTATAGCGGTGCTGATATTTTCATTTTTATTAGCTAAATACCTTACGCATATAATTTTACGCCCAATTTACAATATAGATTTAAAGAATTTAGATGAGAATTTACCATATCCAGAGCTTAGAGTTTTGATAGAAACTCTCAAAAAACAAAACAAAATTATCAAAAGCCAATTTAAACATCTAAAACAAAAAAGACAAGAGCTACAATCTCTAACCAAAGGTATGAAAGATGGCCTTATCATCATCAATCGCTCCGGAGAGATACTAAGCATAAATCCAAGCGCTCAAAAATACTTTGCTAATTTAGCCAAACATACTAATATATCTCAAATTCAAAATGATCTATTTTTAAAGCTTTTATTACAAAATTTAAGAGATTTCAAAGATGGCAAGATATCTTGCGAGATAAGAGAGCAGATAGTGTTTATGCAAGAGACTTTGGTGGAGTGTGAGATTGTCTTTTCGCCGATTTTTTCGCAAAAAGGCAAATTCAAAGGGCTAATTATCGTTATTTGCGATATTACAGAGCTTAAAAGAAACCAAAATTTAAGCAAAGAATTTAGCGCTAATGTAACTCACGAGCTTAAAACCCCGCTAACTTCTATAATGGGAAATGCCGAGATGATTAGAAATAATCTTGTAAAAAGTGATGATATTCCGCATTTTATAGATACAATTTATAATGAATCTAAAAGATTATTACACCTAATAGAAGATATTTTGAAATTATCATTTTTAGATGAATCCCATACCAAAAATATCCCATTTTCCAAAGTAGAGCTTAAAAATCTACTCTTAAAAGTCTATTCTAACTTAAAAAGCGTAGCCAAAAAATATGATATTGAGTTTAAATTTGAGCTTGAAGAGGCCTATATCCACGGCTCAAAAGAGCTATTAGAACACGCTATTTTCAATCTATGTGATAACGCTATTAAATACAATCACCCAGGTGGCTATGTCAAAATCAAGATAAGAAATTTGCAAGATTGCGTAGAGCTTAGCATTAAAGATAGTGGCATAGGAATTGAGCCAAGCTCACAAGAGCGGATATTTGAGAGATTTTATTGCGTGGATAAAAGTTATAGCAAAAAAGTAGGTGGCACAGGATTAGGACTATCAATAGTTAAATCAGTTTTAAATATGCACCACGCCAAAGTAAAATTAAAAAGCCAAAAAGATATAGGAAGTGAGTTTATAATCATCTTTCAAAAATCTTAG
- the recA gene encoding recombinase RecA codes for MDENKKKSLDLALKQIDKAFGKGTILRLGDKEIEPIDSISTGSIGLDIALGIGGVPKGRIIEIYGPESSGKTTLTLHLIAECQKAGGVCAFVDAEHALDVKYAKNLGIDTDNLYISQPDFGEQALDIVETLARSGAVDLIIVDSVAALTPKSEIEGDMGDQHVGLQARLMSQALRKLTGIVHKMGTTVVFINQIRMKIGAMGYGTPETTTGGNALKFYASVRLDVRKVATLKQSDEPIGNRVKVKVVKNKVAPPFKVAEFDIMFGEGISKEGEIVDYGVKLDIIDKSGAWFSYESTKIGQGRENAKAFLKENLNIAEEITTKIRENIGDSMMSSADDENESEEE; via the coding sequence ATGGACGAAAATAAGAAAAAAAGTCTTGATTTAGCCCTTAAACAGATAGATAAAGCTTTTGGCAAGGGGACTATTTTAAGACTAGGAGATAAGGAGATTGAGCCTATTGATAGTATTAGCACCGGCTCAATAGGTCTTGATATCGCCCTTGGAATTGGTGGAGTACCAAAGGGTAGAATTATCGAAATTTACGGCCCTGAAAGCTCTGGTAAGACCACTCTTACATTGCATTTGATAGCTGAATGCCAAAAAGCTGGTGGCGTGTGTGCTTTTGTGGATGCCGAGCATGCTTTAGATGTCAAATATGCCAAAAATTTAGGTATAGATACTGATAACTTATATATATCTCAACCTGATTTTGGCGAACAAGCTCTTGATATTGTAGAGACTCTAGCTAGAAGTGGGGCAGTGGATCTAATCATAGTTGATAGCGTAGCAGCACTCACGCCAAAAAGCGAGATAGAAGGCGATATGGGAGATCAGCATGTAGGTCTTCAAGCAAGATTAATGAGTCAAGCCTTAAGAAAGCTTACTGGTATCGTCCATAAAATGGGAACTACGGTTGTATTTATCAACCAAATTCGTATGAAAATTGGCGCTATGGGTTATGGCACGCCAGAGACTACAACAGGCGGTAATGCGCTTAAATTCTACGCTTCAGTTCGCCTAGATGTCCGCAAGGTCGCCACACTTAAGCAGAGCGACGAGCCAATTGGAAATAGAGTTAAGGTAAAAGTAGTTAAAAATAAAGTAGCACCACCATTTAAAGTAGCTGAATTTGATATAATGTTTGGCGAGGGAATCAGCAAAGAAGGTGAGATCGTAGATTATGGAGTTAAGCTAGATATAATCGATAAAAGTGGTGCTTGGTTTAGCTATGAAAGCACCAAAATAGGCCAAGGTAGAGAAAATGCCAAGGCGTTTTTAAAAGAGAATTTAAATATAGCCGAAGAGATCACAACTAAAATCCGTGAAAATATAGGCGATAGCATGATGAGTAGTGCAGATGATGAAAATGAAAGCGAGGAAGAGTAA